The DNA window TGATCTTCATATGGAAGACttacaataaaaaaacaaacaaactaacataGGAGTAACTCAGTTGACATTATCTATTTGAAGTTaacaaaaactgtcatttgattGTAACCATACACTTGATATTCATCATAGTGTCTACGGTAGATAAAAGGATACAcccaatacctgttactatctTTATCGCTTCTAATGCTTGCACACAGCCTATGATACCTGGAACTAGAAAGACAACACAGATGGCATCAGATTACCGGTAAATAAGATTAGAATTAAGGGAAGCCATTTTCAACCCACCAGTAACTTTTAACAGTTAGCGACAGTATGTTTAGCAACAAAAAGATTTGCATAATGATGGTGAAATCTTTTTAATTCttaaaaaatgttgaaagaattgtttaaaaagaaattaattgTTATCCAGGACAAGAGGATGGAGGTGAACACCCCATCAGAACAGTTAGCGACAGTTtcagggggagggggttttggaTAGAGGCACCTATAACATGGTATTTACTCACCCACTCCAAGAACACCCCCATCAGAACAGTTAGTGACAGTTtcagggggagggggttggATAGTTTGTATAACATGGTATTTACTCACCCACTCCAAGAACACCCCCATCAGAACAGTTAGTGACAGTTtcagggggagggggttggATAGTTTGTATAACATGGTATTTACTCACCCACTCCAAGAACACCCCCATCAGAACAGTTAGTGACAGTTtcagggggagggggttttggaTAGTTTGTATAACATGGTATTTACTCACCCACTCCAAGAACACCCCCATCAGAACAGTTAGTGACAGTTTCAGCGGGAGGGGGTTTTGGATAGAGGCACCTATAACATGGTCCCCCTTTATGGTTGTATACTGTCagctgttgaaaaaaaaaaacattacatgtacatgtatttatctgaAAACTCTAATCAGACTAGTGTCTGTTTTCTCCACTGTACCAAGTACTCAGCAAGGGATTGGAATGACATATACATTCACCATcacttgtctttctttttcttctggtcatgtgtattttttttttaattcaaatgtcatcaaaatataaaatccaTACATAAAAGGTTTATATTTTGTGTTACTTTAGAGCAGACAATattagtgggggggggggggggggggggggtatgctGTCAAATTTCTGAACAATTTGTCTTTTTCTCTGACCCACCCCAGGTGATAGTTTATGACAAGTTCCTTACCTATCCTTCCAGTTTCAAAGCACTTCCTGCTAACAATGATGTACCACTCGGTATACAGGCATCTTTTAGACTggtgggggaaggggagggggaggggggaatgTCACTTACCTGTCCTTCAAATCTCAAAGCACTCCCCGACACCAATGGTTTACCACTCAGTATACAGGCATCATTTAGTAAGTATCTAGTGGCTACATTGTCACTGCAGTCTAAGATGATGTCAAATGTATGTCATTAAGGAAGAAGTTACCATACATCAAGCAAAGTTACTATAGCAACATCATGCCTCCTTAGCAACCATACCTTAACATGACATcctttgacattttttttcagcttAATTCTTGGAGTCTGTGCAATAACACGATCGAAATGTTCTTTCTGTCAACTTGTAAATCTTTGACCATCAATGTCAAAATTAGCAATGTTAATTTTTCTTCTTCAGTTCATAAACCCTGAATGGAACAGAATCTCACAGCAGATTATTACATTTTGGATTGTTCCATATTCCCTATTTGGATATATACAGTGTACCAAGCTTTGATATGGAAACTTACTGAAGCACTGTGAAcatagtagaatagaaattgatacgtGACTCCATATTACTAatatatagtagtagtagtaagttACTTTATTAggatctagtttttgaagtgatttcATAGCTTTCATCCAAATCACTCAGACGCCATCAGTGTAATGATGTTATGCCATTTGGTCAGGTGACCTCCTAATGAAATCACCTGACAGTACACTATTATAGGTGGGAGATGGTATCCACAGTCACGATTGAGGTACAGCCATGAACATGTTCTTTTCCTTAACAGTGTTACACAAGGAAGCAGCTACGGATACTTGACAGCTATATCTAATCTACACCATTTTTCATGCAAAGATACTCTAAGGTGTACGTCATAAAAGGATATTGTGTGATAATCTGTAGAGCGTTACTACTATTTAATGCCAAGTGATAAGGTACGCATACTAATGAAGCATTCaatctgaaacaaaaaaacaaacagatatCATGATTTATGGCTGTTTTATAGTACAAATTTATTGTAGATGATGCCCATAGACAACATTATATTCATAATCAAATTATCTacattgaaatgataaaagttGTTGAAATTCAATTTCTGATTGAAAAGTGGTTGGATGTCATGTCACAAGAATATTTCATTAGACATCGCATTGGAAGTAAATGTTTTTTTTGACTTTGTCAAGCAACGATCATACAATCTTCTGGTATGTTGACACATTAtttatgaacattttcaaaGCATACAGAAACCTTGACAAattggtattcattttggattttgaattcataaaacaactgtactatgtttttatacttttggaaaaacaatgtgaaacaacatatactaaatccttgtgtgtaaaaaaaataaattacaaaattttaaaacatgtctaaaaagtttgttaatgtatgtaaaaacttacccacacacacactgacgACAAACAAAAAATTTAATTGATGTTGCCAAAGATAACCACTTTAAACTTGTGTTCCAATCTTACCCTTTGACAGCTGTAGCTGCTGAGGCTGACTTGGCCACACCAATTCTGTTTTCTGTATGTAACACCTGACGATGAAGATTACTCAATTCTACTTCGTCGTAGTCTACAAATCCAAGACGACCTATTTTTAAggacaaaatatacacaatcaGAATGCTGCTAAATgtatcattgaaaaaaatgtatacacagtCAGACTGCTGCTAAATGTATCACTTAGAATGTATACTAGCACTATGGAGTCATAATATAACAATTGCACTGATTGGCTATTAGAAATACACATATCATTCTCATTAACATACCTTGTGATTGGCTACTTTGAAATGCCTATGTATGGACAATCCTATCATTCTGCTTCTAGTATAAAAGTGTTGGCAAgttgtaaattaattaattgacaCTCTATAATAATTAACCtgtctttgacctttgacccaccTTTGACCTACCCTGCTAGGAAtctgaaaatcaatttgttgAGACTGAAATACTTACCAACTCCTGCTGCTGCCAAATACATGGCTGATGGGCAACCTAGTCCCCCTGCTCCAACTATCAGTACAGAAGTGTTGGCAAGGGCAACTTGACctatgttcacaaacaaattgaaattaatgttttattttcagaatCTGGAATTTAATTACCCAGTGTAAATTACTTTCGGCATACATCTACAATCAGACACATACATGGCTTGCATCAATTACTGACAGTTGGTCATAGCGCTAATTGTAACTATCGGTTTAAATGCAGTCTAAAAACACATGAATTGCCAATGTTAAAGAGTCCTGGTCTACTGCAATCATTTCACGAATAGTCATCATGTAATccaaaaagttataaaatttcaaatatccAGGAACAAACACTTTTCTTGATGCAAACACTCACATATACACTATTACTTCCTACAAAGTTAAGTCTGTCAAGCATacaataagtacatgtacttgagtGATGTCCTTTCAAGCACAGAATTATGTACATCAAGTCGCTAGACTTGGTCTAGACTTCAGGTTGATGTGTCTCAATGTAACTACAAGTCATGACTGGGCCAACTGGGTATTTAGTGATCTTGACTCATTCTGCAATGTGAAGtataccatgtatgtatgtatacataaattatatgatTTTAATGGGATGGGCTGCTTTGCATGAGTCTTATGGTAGACAATTGACAGTTGGAAAGTGGAAATTCACACTCACTGTAAGTTGGCCTACCTGCAGACTTCAAAAACTTTCACTACGACACTATCctactgacattttgatttttaatttttgctaCATCCTGGTCAAAAAATCacaatgtcagttaggatagcggagtAGTGAAAGGTCTTTGAAGTCTACAGGTATGCTAACTATAAGTATACATCTTTGCCACAAATCTCTAACAGGATATATATTGTCTAACTGAAGTgccataattatgtaatttatcTGGGCTCCATTttggtgggaatagaatggtTGAAGGGGTCCTGTTACTGGGAAGGCCAGTAGACATTTAAACTAAAGTTTGACACTTATCTCTGATATAATATTCTCTCTGCAACGTCTAGCAATTTATGTTTTCTTATAGTCATAATAATTAaatgggggggggagggggttctgTGTTGGTAATAAACAGAACCATTTATATAAACTAACCTTGAACACCTATCTCTGGTAGAATAAGTTGTCTGCTGTGTCTACTAATACTTGGATTGTCTAATTTGTCTGTACTTTTCAAATGAGGTATATTATCCAAATTAGTAtcatctataatatcatatagcTGCTTCATTGCCTCACCAGTGGATGACTCTGTCGTCTGCCATTTCTTttggaaagtaaaaaaaacgACGGGGTTTAGTGtgagacatacatacaacaatatTGCTTTTAAAATCAGACCTTGTGGCATTTAgaacatgtctgtctgtctgtctgtctgtctgtctgtctgtctgtatgtatgtctacctgtctgtctgtctgtctgtatgtatgtctacctgtatgtatgtatgtatgtatgtatgtatgtatgtatgtatgtatgtatgtatgtatgtatgtatgtatgtatgtatgtatgtatgtatgtatgtatggctatGACAAACataattgtctgtctgtctgtctgtcgatctgtctgtctgtctgtctgtctgtctgtctgtctgtatgacaAACGTAGGCCTAACAGACCAAAAAAATCAAATTCGTTAATTCATGAAATAACTGTCTCCCTTTCAAGTGACAACAATATACAGTACATTTGGAAACGAACCATTCAtatgaataatttcaaaacatgcACCTGTGATTGGACACACCGATCATGTCACGCAGAAATTCTCTACAAATGAAGTCGTTTATTACCTCGTATGTCTTTAACTTATTTTGTAGATCTTGAATTTCTTCGTTTCTTTTCGCTAATTCCTCTCGGAGTTTTAGTAATTCGTCGAGAGTTTCTTCTCGGCGATCATTCACTACCTTGTTCGCCATGTTGATACACATGTGAGTCTAGTCAAGTCTGTTTACGGATGTGGTGCGCCCTCTTATACCCTCACACccattactttgtttttaattGCTTTACTTGGAAGTCCTACTTCTATTCTAAGTAGAATCACGAGATCGAGTCAGGCAAATTAATAGCTTTATCGGAAAGTGTTGGCACTAAAGCggtaaaactaaaactaaaaaaGTTTACGCTGAATGATACAATAATACAATAGTAAATACGAGGCGTGAGTTGTGTTGCCTCATAAACTTCTATAAACATATCAGACCAAGCCACCTGTAGATACTAACGGAATTGTGATAATTTTACTTTGGGctatttagtttatttttaacATACGCAATATAATTTCTTCGAGATATGTATCGTACAACATGACATAcctttatatataaaatgataataaccTCAAATAAACCACAACAGTCTACAGTGGTTTTGGACAATGACTGATTGCAAACGATTCGTTCACAATAGTAACCAAGAAAGCACATTCAGTTTTCATATATGCAGCATAActtattatcaaataaaactTCAAAAGTTCAACCGACAAGacaaacatttcacagtttTCACTGTTTGCATGATAGAACGATGGTAATGAGGTTCTACCAGTCTCGACCACTAGTCACCATGATTGACACCCACCGTTTCAGCCTTCGTCCTAAACCACACCCCAAATATAGAAATCTAGGGAAACCAGTCTCTCGCAGTCTAAATTAATTGATTCAAAGATAAACGGTTGTATTGTCTTTCTTTGATGGGTTAAATCACTAACTAGCTACTTGGCACCTTATATGCATTGTGTTTCTGCCGTATCGCATCCCGTCTAAGCCCACCATTGTTAGTTACATTTATTTGACTTGCTAAACTAAAGTGTGAAAGTTTTGTGTTGCCGCAACTGGCCTTTTAAAGATTCGCTTACAAATTGGGTGTCAAATAGGTACTTTTTAAAACGCCAATCGCCATGCTGCATCTTTAATCGGATTCAAAGTGTATAAAAATCATTGCATCTCACACTGCAAGCAAACGTGCtcatcacacacacaccttCGTAGCTGACGGGAAATACGATGAAGTTTGACATTTTCAACGAAATATGTTCATTGCCAGTTGGTTTCCTTATTGATAAACTCTGTCTTCAACTGCTCGGGACAAAAACGGATACCTCTCCATCAAAGTGTAAGGATAAGATTAACGAGCCTGTTTCTAGTCTAGAGATTGAACGGGGTTACGGAAAAGACACAGTACAGAAACGAAGCGAAAAACATTCAGAGATTCAAAGAGTTGGTAAGCATCATTTCTGGATAGATtatagctctggaaatatgcgctCCGAGGACTCCAATACGTCTCCGTGGAGTCGGGACGGAACCGTGTCGGAGTCCTCGGAGCACACATTTCCAGAGCTTAGCAACGATCGACTTTTTGAAACAATGGTTCAGAGGAACTATTACGCTAATCATGTACGCGAACATGATACACGCACAGGTAGTACCAAAAGCTTCGATTCAGCAACCTTTCATTAATTTCCCGTCATACGGTTCGAACCCTCCAAACATGTCATAAAACGCTGAGAAACAGAGGTAAACAAAATGAACAGAATTCTCAGTTTAAGTTTCGTAGTACTGATAGCGATGTACACTGGTTATTACACTTCACAATACTTAGTTTGACACCCTTGTCACTCTGAGTCACCATGGCATTATATTATGAGGTGAGATAAACCTGTATAACTAGGTACTAAATGAGGGTAGGTTAACAGCTTTTTATTAAGATTCAGTGTTGCTCATTCATGaattaatttgttatttgttcatttCTCTTCAGGTTCCAAGACTGTGTATCATGCCTGCAAGGTGATATACCAGTGGCAACCAAATGGAGATAgagtggtacatgtacagacgAGCCAACCATGTAGGGACAAAATCACACGTGACCTGAGGCAACCCAATGAAGATAACTTGAGGCAAACCAGCGGAGATAATGAGACACACCAAAAGCAGACAGCAGGGGGAGACAAGGTGATACCAAAACCCATACAAGACATGGTGACACAGCAAAGACTACCAAGGACAGATAGGGTGACACAACAGAAGCAACCAAGTAATGACAAGGTGCCACGCCAAATGAAACCATGTACAGACAACATGATGAACTACGTAAAACCAACAGAAGATGAATTGACACTGTTGATGGAACCCACTGAACATGAGGCAATACAACATAGACAAAACAGTAAAGATGAAATGATTTGGCAGAGGCGACTCACTGAACACAAATGTATACAACAAAGACGGCTACCCACCCACCACACTCTACACCATACACATAAACTACACTTTCTCCATCATGACAAGAGTGTCATCATATCGGCTGACAATGAAAGTATTCTTCAAGCTGCCTTCAGAGTTTACAAATTACGATATTACTGTCCAAGTCAGCAACTGAAGATGAGATTGGTTAAAATCACTGGTCTTCCACAGAATTCCATCACTGTAAGtatatgttaccatggttacagcgCTAAAGCATCAGCCATATTGCTGGAGTGTGTAGATCTCAATCAGTTAGCATATCACAGAAAGATCATATAGCTGTCGTTTTTTATAGGGGGAAAACCGAAAAATATAAAGGGTGCAACATCTACTGCTACTACACCCAAGTCTCCAAAAAGAACTATTAATTTGACATTTGGggtattaaaatacttttacaaAGGTGGAAGTACTATGTCCAAGTTTAGCCTACATCAATTGGAAAGCGAGGAAATGCATTTATGATCAATTTTTATCTTTCACATTACATATTTGGGTCAAATACTGTGTCTACAGTTAGGAGTTCCTGACTCCGTGTGCACTGTATGACCACTGGGGGCGCTCACAGTAAAGGACATGCGTATGAAAAGAAGGCCGACATCATATGACTTTAATGACAACTGGGGGCACTCACATCATACGAATGTAAACAGTAATGATGCGACAGTTCTGTTAACACATTCCCATTTCTATCCTTTATCTAGCAATGGTTTGGTTTACGGAGGAACTTTGTGTACAAGTCAAGAAGAAGGCTGCGTTTTGACTGAATACAAGAATGGTGCTGTTGGTGCAATattcaactttacatgtaattgaaacAATACATGGATTCACTCATACTATTACAAGTCGACCTTCTTTTACTTTCAAACATTTACTGGGTGTATTCCAGAAAGCAAGAACAcattacaaaattcaaaatgcctttatttctgAAAAAGAAAAGACCAGAGCTGAATGTGCTCATATAAGTTCAGTAACACAGACTGAAGAGCCTTGCCTTGTTTTCAAAAGTCATACAGACAGTGTTAggtttagattttttttttcttttgtttgaagAACTCTTCAACTGTACAGTAAAGTACTATAACTTTCCATTCCATTGTCTTGTGAGGCAACTGTATCACACTGAATAATTCTGTTTTACATactcagtttttaaaaaaattgtcagGACAAtgattacatatttatattgacATTTGGCATTGAAATATTGGagtctacacacacacatacacacacacacacacacacacaactaccATGGTTCCAAACACAACTATCCTTTTGTCTTCTGTACACATTCTGTCATATCTTAGCAGGGCTCTGCCAAGCTTGAGAGTAGTCCCGGTCGCTAATTAATATttatgctaatttgcataattaatattaacGTTTTTTTCTTCTTAGCATAGATTCCAGACTATCCTCTTGTTgactttttcttcttctgtcCCCTAATATTATTCTGAGATTTGTTGTTATctgttgtacatattttgtgacttgttgtaaaaattaaaagttattttagCATCCACACAGGAATCTCTCTCTTGACATATCTGTTTTCTTGGTGTTCCTCTGTATGctgtaaatgaaaataat is part of the Glandiceps talaboti chromosome 2, keGlaTala1.1, whole genome shotgun sequence genome and encodes:
- the LOC144453440 gene encoding adenylyltransferase and sulfurtransferase MOCS3-like; this translates as MKQLYDIIDDTNLDNIPHLKSTDKLDNPSISRHSRQLILPEIGVQGQVALANTSVLIVGAGGLGCPSAMYLAAAGVGRLGFVDYDEVELSNLHRQVLHTENRIGVAKSASAATAVKGLNASLVCVPYHLALNSSNALQIITQFDIILDCSDNVATRYLLNDACILSGKPLVSGSALRFEGQLTVYNHKGGPCYRCLYPKPPPAETVTNCSDGGVLGVVPGIIGCVQALEAIKIVTGIGSSYSQKLLVFDGMDGTFRTIKLRPRKGSCEVCGDNPTIKQLIDYEQFCGAKATDKTHQLDLVPGNQRISVMDYADIIEKGQSHLLVDVRQPCELEICRLPNTTNIPIGDINKETEINNLKKEVKRLIEEKNDEDKLPVYVVCRLGNDSQKAVRVLQDKLSDLPAFVRDIRGGLMAWAKRIDPQFPQY